The Cryomorphaceae bacterium 1068 genomic sequence CCAGTTCCGTTTCGAAGTATGGCTTAAGCCGATCGGGAATTGATGTGTGTAATTTCATAGTGCTTCAATCAATTGCTGCTCTTCCATTCACCGTTGAATAAAAACGTAGCTTATGATACTATTATTCTACGCAATCAAAGCGACTTTGTTATACCGGTCTTCTGCCTTTTTTTCATTGGAAATAGGTAGCAGGATCCCATCTTAACCATTGCCGAAAGGCTAACTCAGTTTAATATTTGCTTTATGGTTGAGGGTTTTATCTTTAGCACAACCAACGCGCGCTGAATGAAGGCTACAACCATCAATGAGGTCATCGAATACCTGGATCAAATAATCGAGGACTCAAAAAGAGAAAGCTCATACAGGGGCTACTTTCCCGCCCTTTACCGGAAGGTGACAATTCGTGTAAAAGAAGGGATTGAGAAGGGCGAGTTTGAAGACGGACCGCGTATGGAGCGTCTCGATGTGCTTTTTGCCAATCGCTACCTCGATGCCTATTACCGCTACAAGAGCGACCTACCGGTAACCAAAAGTTGGGCCTTTGCTTTTGAGAAAACCAAGAATTGGTGGCCACTTACGTTGCAACATTTGTTGTGGGGAATCAATGCTCATATCAATCTTGATCTTGGTATAGCAGCCGTTGATACAACGGGCGTGACGCCCATCTCAGAATTGAAAAATGATTTTGATAAGATCAACGAAGTGCTGGCCGAGTTGGTTGAGGAGGTGCAGGATGAACTATGCGAAATATGGCCTTTTCTGAAAGTTCTATTGAAACTATCAGGAAAGCTGGATAATAAGCTAATCAACTTTAGCATGAAGCTTGCCCGCGACGGAGCTTGGGAATTTGCGGAAGAGCTCGCTGCTACTTCTCCTCAAGAGCGCTCTCAGGCTATAACCAAGCGAGATATCCGAATTGAGGAAATAGCCGAATACGTTTATCCCGCCAATATTTTAGCTCGAATCCTTTTTGGAATCATCAGAGTTGGACTCAGAAAATCGGTACCTAAGCGAATTGAGATATTGGAATAGTTTTTCGTATTGCGATACTCGCAGCATGCAGTACATAGCGGGTATTGCTCGGTTCGACACTTGCACCATTCATAAGCAGTTCGACCTTATTTTAAGCTCTCCAAAAACGAATGTCTACTTAGATAATGCGAACAACTTACTAAGCGTCGCGAATTACGAGCTTCGAAATGCGCTACGAACTAAACGGTATTGTACTCAATACATGATTTATAGCTTCAAGCCTTGCAACTGATTTTTGATTGGCGTCGATAACTTTCCAAGGAGCGTGATCAGTATTTGTTTTCTCAAACATTACCTCCTTATACGTGGTGTATTCATCCCATAGCTCCTGAGCTTTCTCATCCACGGGAGTCATTTTCCATCGTTTCAACGGATTTTCTTTGATGTCGTCAAAACGCCGTGCCTGCTCATCTTTGGTTATAGAAAAGTAAAATTTGATGAGGTAAGTATCCGAGTCAATCAGCATTTTTTCGAACTCATTGACTTGCGACATAAACACCTCGTACTCGTGATCGGTGCAGAAGTTATTTACCGGCTCTACAACAGCTCGGTTGTACCACGATCTGTCGAAGAGAACGATCTCACCAGGCTTGGGTAGTTGATTGATGTATCGTTGAAAAAACCATTGATGTCGTTCATCATCTGTGGGTTTATCAAGAGCCACAATTCGAAAATGCCGAGGATTGATGTACTCCGTTATTCTTCTGATGGCACCACCTTTCCCTGCTGCATCGCGCCCTTCAAAAACCAGAACAACCTTCTTCCCGCTCTCGATCACCCAATTCTGTAGCTTGATGAGTTCCTCTTGCTTCTTACGAAATTCAACGGCGTATTTTGTTTCTTTCAATGCTTTAGGGACACTCACCTTTTTGCTTCGCAGTAGTGAATGCAGCCCTAGCTTTGAGTTCAACAGCTCGAGATCTTCCGGACTTATATGTGAATTACTCATATTGTATTTTTATTAAT encodes the following:
- a CDS encoding DUF5995 family protein, with the translated sequence MKATTINEVIEYLDQIIEDSKRESSYRGYFPALYRKVTIRVKEGIEKGEFEDGPRMERLDVLFANRYLDAYYRYKSDLPVTKSWAFAFEKTKNWWPLTLQHLLWGINAHINLDLGIAAVDTTGVTPISELKNDFDKINEVLAELVEEVQDELCEIWPFLKVLLKLSGKLDNKLINFSMKLARDGAWEFAEELAATSPQERSQAITKRDIRIEEIAEYVYPANILARILFGIIRVGLRKSVPKRIEILE
- the ppk2 gene encoding polyphosphate kinase 2; amino-acid sequence: MSNSHISPEDLELLNSKLGLHSLLRSKKVSVPKALKETKYAVEFRKKQEELIKLQNWVIESGKKVVLVFEGRDAAGKGGAIRRITEYINPRHFRIVALDKPTDDERHQWFFQRYINQLPKPGEIVLFDRSWYNRAVVEPVNNFCTDHEYEVFMSQVNEFEKMLIDSDTYLIKFYFSITKDEQARRFDDIKENPLKRWKMTPVDEKAQELWDEYTTYKEVMFEKTNTDHAPWKVIDANQKSVARLEAINHVLSTIPFSS